A region of Rhizorhabdus wittichii RW1 DNA encodes the following proteins:
- a CDS encoding short-chain dehydrogenase/reductase SDR (PFAM: short-chain dehydrogenase/reductase SDR; KR) encodes MARFDVPFDQKSVAIVTGGESGIGRATAIRLGAAGVPVVLTWFADRAGADAVVSAIVDGGGRAGAIQADVGDEAAVEALFAFAEQRFGIVDLLVNSAGLNMSGVMLPDMALAQFDRLLRADLYGPFLTCRRMVRALDGAGRGGRIVNISSIHECAPRPGGADYDAAKGGLAQLTRTLALELAPRRIAVNGIAPGMILTPMNQGALDHPDELRRKEAAIPWGRAGTPDEVADLILFLLSPVADYITGTTVTIDGALSLTVAQGA; translated from the coding sequence ATGGCCCGTTTCGATGTCCCGTTCGACCAGAAGTCCGTCGCGATCGTGACGGGCGGCGAATCCGGCATCGGCCGCGCCACCGCGATCCGGCTGGGAGCGGCGGGCGTTCCGGTGGTCCTCACCTGGTTCGCCGATCGCGCGGGCGCCGATGCCGTCGTCTCCGCCATCGTCGACGGCGGCGGCCGGGCCGGGGCGATCCAGGCCGATGTCGGCGACGAGGCGGCGGTCGAGGCGCTGTTCGCCTTCGCCGAGCAACGCTTCGGCATCGTCGACCTGCTGGTCAACTCGGCCGGCCTCAACATGTCGGGCGTGATGCTGCCCGACATGGCGCTCGCCCAGTTCGATCGCCTGCTGCGCGCCGACCTTTACGGCCCGTTCCTGACCTGTCGCCGGATGGTGCGCGCGCTCGACGGGGCGGGGCGCGGCGGCCGGATCGTCAACATCTCCTCGATCCACGAGTGCGCACCCCGGCCGGGCGGCGCCGATTACGACGCCGCCAAGGGCGGCCTGGCGCAGCTTACTCGGACGCTGGCGCTCGAACTGGCGCCGCGGCGCATCGCGGTCAACGGCATCGCGCCGGGCATGATCCTCACCCCGATGAACCAGGGCGCGCTCGATCACCCCGACGAACTGCGGCGCAAGGAAGCCGCGATCCCCTGGGGACGCGCCGGCACTCCCGACGAGGTGGCCGACCTCATCCTGTTCCTGCTGTCGCCGGTCGCGGACTATATCACCGGGACGACGGTGACGATCGACGGAGCCCTGTCGCTGACCGTGGCGCAGGGGGCCTGA
- a CDS encoding protein tyrosine/serine phosphatase: MRLRFPAAALLVLALPPAAQAQPAHVSPASPLAAPAPHQRLLPLEGGRNFRDLGGYRAQDGRHVKWGLLFRSGAMHGLTAADYAYLEKRGIRVVCDFRDSRERAAQPVNWPSGAAPRLLFDDYRLDMAGMMPKGPPSGWTEADARAAFTASYPRMLGQFNGQYRRMFAELLAGHAPLAFNCSAGKDRTGIAAALILTALGVPRQTVIDDYMLTNDYLDAAKMLAHGPAPANMGPGRPEKEAGGDPAAALKGLPPGVVRAFLAADPAYIEAALAVLDRHSGGPEGYLRDELGLKRADILRLRTLYLE; encoded by the coding sequence ATGCGCCTGAGGTTTCCAGCAGCAGCCCTGCTCGTCCTTGCCCTGCCGCCGGCGGCGCAGGCGCAACCGGCGCATGTTTCTCCGGCCTCTCCCCTGGCGGCGCCCGCGCCTCACCAGCGGCTCCTGCCTCTCGAAGGCGGACGGAATTTCCGCGACCTCGGCGGCTACCGCGCGCAGGACGGCCGGCACGTGAAATGGGGGCTGCTGTTCCGGTCGGGCGCGATGCACGGGCTCACCGCCGCCGACTATGCCTATCTCGAGAAGCGCGGCATCCGCGTGGTCTGCGACTTTCGCGACAGCCGGGAACGCGCCGCCCAGCCGGTGAACTGGCCCTCCGGGGCGGCGCCGCGCCTGCTCTTCGACGATTACCGTCTCGACATGGCCGGCATGATGCCGAAGGGGCCGCCCAGCGGCTGGACCGAAGCCGATGCGCGCGCCGCCTTCACGGCCAGCTATCCGCGCATGCTCGGCCAGTTCAACGGACAATATCGCCGGATGTTCGCCGAGCTGCTTGCCGGTCACGCCCCGCTCGCCTTCAATTGCAGCGCCGGCAAGGACCGCACCGGCATCGCCGCCGCGCTGATCCTGACGGCGCTCGGCGTGCCGCGCCAGACGGTGATCGACGACTATATGCTCACCAACGATTACCTCGATGCCGCCAAGATGCTGGCCCATGGCCCGGCGCCGGCGAACATGGGACCGGGGCGCCCCGAAAAGGAGGCCGGGGGCGATCCGGCCGCGGCGCTCAAGGGGCTGCCCCCCGGCGTGGTCCGGGCGTTTCTGGCCGCCGATCCGGCCTATATCGAGGCGGCGCTCGCCGTGCTCGACCGTCACAGCGGCGGCCCGGAAGGATATCTGCGCGACGAATTGGGCTTGAAGCGCG